A segment of the Pseudoliparis swirei isolate HS2019 ecotype Mariana Trench chromosome 4, NWPU_hadal_v1, whole genome shotgun sequence genome:
tcTTTATCCTCTCTCCcctacctcctctctctcctgtcctctactttctcctgtcttcctctctctcctctcctccactttctcctctcctcctctctctctctcctatcctctcctccctctctctctctctctctctctcctctcctcctctctctctctcctcctctcctcctctcacagcTGGTCTCAATTATATCATTTTTATCTTCAGCTTGTTTTCTGATGGACAAGTTGGTCACACGATGTATTCGAGGACCGTCGGAAAGATGAAACTCGATACGATAATTAAAGTTCTTTCACAGCTTCTAGCCGAGATGATCGACGTAGTTTTGGAGACtcgtttaaataaaacattcttcTCCATCCCGCCGCCGGGTTTTGGGGTTCAGAGGCTTCTTAAGGCGGACTGACCTTTTTTAAGGCGGACCGGCTAATCTCTCCCGTCCCCGCCGCAGTTCGAGGCCGACCGGCGAgccttcatcatcaccatcaactCCTTCGGCACCGAGCTGTCCAAGGAGGACCGCGCCAAGCTGTTCCCCCACTGCGGCAAGCTTTACCCAGAAGGCCTTGCTCAGCTGGCGCGGGCCGACGACTACGATCAGGTCAAGATCGTGGCCGACTTCTACACGGTGCGTTCAAGGCCCGCTGTCGCACTTCCTGGTTCATCTGCCTACCATCACCACTGTTATGACATCACCGTtgttatgacatcatcactgttaTGACATCACTGTTTGTTATGACATCACTGTTTGTTATGACACCACCGTtgttatgacatcatcactgttaTGACATCACTGTTTGTTATGACATCACTGTTTGTTATGACATCACCGTTGTTATGACATCACTGTATTGTGTCTGCAGGAGTACAAGCTGCTGTTTGAGGGTGCCGGCAGTAACCCAGGAGACAAAACCCTGGAGGACAGATTCTTTGAGCacgaggtgacacacacacactcacacactcgaaGCCCACAGTATTGTCCATATTAATTGCAATAAGCTAATGCagtgcttcctcctcctcctcttcctctcaggtgAAGCTCAACAAGCTCTCCTTCCTCAACCAGTTCCACTTCAGTGTGTTCTACGCCTACGTGAAGCTGAAGGAGCAGGAGTGCAGGAACATCGTGTGGATCGCCGAGTGCATCGCCCAGCGGCACCGCGCCAAGATCGACAACTACATCCCCATcttctgagccccccccccccctccatcattTCATCCATGTCTCTTGCTGACGGTTCGAAGTCTTCTGCGTTCTTCACTCGCGGGCGTTGATTGATTTCTGtgttgcgttcaggctctgttaTTGCTGTAAAACACAGTGTTTATCTGTAAAGGAGTCCCAGAGAGCTCAGAGGTCTCATTTGACTCCCAAACGCTCGCcgcgtagttgttgttgttcttgacaCGTCGGCTGATAAAAATTTGCAAGCTACTTGCAaatctacattttatttattctactcCCGGCAGCGTCTCGTTGTCCGAGGTCGTTTCATCTTAAAGCTGCAGGAACACTTTTATTTGGGAGGAAATGtagagtaaaaacaaataattgaatTTTCCTAAAATCATAAACTTAACGCGACCGCAGAACGTCCTGAACATTCCTCTGCTCGTCTTCaggtgtatttattatttacttgttgtcatctgtgcccccccccctctgcattAAAAGCAGCTCCGCCCCCTgagtttgtgtaaatgaaatgttgtGAGACTAAATGTTTAAAGTATACAAAGATATCTagatatttaaaaatgaatatgaTTCTGTTTACgctgtaaaagaagaagaaaggagtatttgtttgtctgttctgtaaatgtgatgaaaacaaataaacaaactaaaataaaagaTTGTCTCTTATTATAAGTTTTAGTTATGAAAAAACAACGAAGTCTAAAGTAGAAAgagataagtagagagagagaatattggaggtcaaaggtcactgacaAATGAATTACGACCGTTTCACAAACGATGGCCCCAGTCCATCAGGACCCGGTACCGGTCGGCTCCTGATTGACCAATCGGCTCCGTTCTGCTCCAGTTGGTCCAGATTGCAGAGCAGCTATTGCGCAACACGCCTCTGATTGGCCCTTAACGAGCCGCTCGGCCTCCTGATTGGTTCCAATCAGGCTGCTGAGCTCCAGCTGTGGAAGCAGCTGCCTGAGGCCTCTAAGGGAGCCGGAGAGCCTCCTGAGGACCCGCCATGAGCTTCAGGCTGAAGACCGGAGCCGGGCTCCTGGACCTGCACTGCTCCCTGGGCCTGACGGACTGGGACATGGACACGGAGCTGAAGCTCAGCACCACCACGGACCAGCTGCCCCCCGGTGAGGGACAGCCCCACTCACCACACCTCCTGCTGGGAGGATGGggtttcactgtgtgtgtgtgtgtcagatgagCAGCTGGGTGACCCCCACGTGGTCCAGAGCTCCGCTCGGACCTCCAGAAGGAAGGAGGACTTCATCTGGTCCGAGCAGGCTTCAGGTGAGACCTTTCTGGATCTGAATACCTCCTCCAGAGCTCCTCTGTGACTCCGCGCCTCCTCCAGACTCCTCGGTGAAGCCCAGCTTGTGGCTGCTGGTGAACCCGAGCATCGCCTGCCCGCTGCGGTACCAAGAACCCCCGGCTGGGGGGGTCCAACCGGCCCAGAAGTCCCCCGCAGAGACCCGGAGGCTCCTCGCCACGGAGGCCCACGTGTCCGGCCTCTGCGGCGCTCctctggggggggaggggctgcccCCCCCGTACCCGGTACGTTGTTGTGGTCCAACCGGTCTTTAGGGTCATGGATGTGAGGACCGTGGTTCTTAAACCTGGTTTGGTGGATACGGTGAGATCCACAAAGCTCCTTGGTCCCGCCTTCCTTCAGATGCTTTGTGCTGATTGGCTGTGAGAcacagggggaggggcttgttgccgttttaaaatgttttaaacttttaaatgtttgtctttTAGATCCTGGACGAAGACGTCTCGTGTCGCCCAGCGAAGAACGGACTGAAGGGAAGAACCCCGACGTCCCGGGTGAGGCCCGGTCCGGTTCCTCTAAAATCACCTGGaaactatttaattacttaATATCACAAAGTTATCGACCAGTTTTTATGTTCAATTCTACCTGGTTATGTACATTTATTTCCAAACTTTAAAGATTCTGTGAACGTTTAACTggtcagtgtagtcctggtcctctatagacctcagtgtagtcctggtcctctatatacctcagtgtagtcctggtcctctagagacctcagtgtagtcctggtcctcttgagacctcagtgtagtcctggtcctctagagacctcagtgtagtcctggtcctctagagacctcagtgtagtcctggtcctctagagacctcagtgtagtcctggtcctcttgagacctcagtgtagtcctggtcctctgtagacctcagtgtagtcctggtcctctatagacctcagtgtagtcctggtcctctatagacctcagtgtagtcctggtcctctatagacctcagtgtagtcctggtcctctgtagacctcagtgtagacctggtcctctgtagacctcagtgtagtcctggtcctctagagacctccgtgtattcctggtcctctagagacctcagtgtaatcctggtcctctgtagacctcagtgtagtcctggtcctctatagacctcagtgtagtcctggtcctctatagacctcagtgtagtcctggtcctctagagacctcagtgtagtcctggtcctctatagacctcagtgtagtcctggtcctctagagacctcagtgtagtcctggtcctctagagacctcagtgtagtcctggtcctctagagacctcagtgtagtcctggtcctctagagacctcagtgtagtcctggtcctctagagacctcagtgtagtcctggtcctctatagacctcagtgtagtcctggtcctctatagacctcagtgtagtcctggtcctctatagacctcagtgtagtcctggtcctctatagacctcagtgtagtcctggtcctctatagacctcagtgtagtcctggtcctctatagacctcagtgtagtcctggtcctctatagacctcagtgtagtcctggtcctctatagacctcagtgtagtcctggtcctctatagacctcagtgtagtcctggtcctctagagacctcagtgtagtcctggtcctctatagacctcagtgtagtcctggtcctctatagacctcagtgtagtcctggtcctctagacctcagtctagtcctggtcctctatagacctcagtgtagtcctggtcctctatagacctcagtgtagtcctggtcctctatagacctcagtgtagtcctggtcctctatagacctcagtgtagtcctggtcctctgtagacctcagtgtagtcctggtcctctatagacctcagtgtagtcctggtcctctatagacctcagtgtagtcctggtcctctagagacctcagtgtagtcctggtcctctgtagacctcagtgtagtcctggtcctctgtagacctcagtgtagtcctggtcctctgtagacctcagtgtagtcctggtcctctagagacctcagtgtagtcctggtcctctatatacctcagtgtagtcctggtcctctgtagacctcagtgtagtcctggtcctctgtagacctcagtgtagtcctggtcctctacagacctcagtgtagtcctggtcctctgtagacctcagtgtagtcctggtcctctagagacctcagtgtagtcctggtcctctagagacctcagtgtagtctaATAGCAGAACTTCTCCTCTCTGGGAGCCAACACCACACTGCTGGAgacccagaaccaacactaccactttagtccacagggggcgccagaaccaacactaccactttagtccacagggggcagcagaaccaacgtGAGGGGAAAGTTCCTCCTAGAATCTTTTAATTGAGGTGTTTGTTAGTTCCACGTTATCAATGAGATCTTttgtaaatgtttatatttgtcTTATAAGTGGAGTAAATCCCTCTCCGTCCTCAGGCCCAGAAGGCCCTGAAGCCCGGGTCCTGGCCCCGGCCCCCTGTGAACTACTGCATCCTCATCGCCTTGGCGCTGAAGAGCAGCCTCACCGGGAGCCTGAAGGTCCAGCAGATCTACAACTTCACCAGGTGAGCGTCGACCGTCTGCTGACCAGTCCAGCGGCTCATGTGACTCTTATGATCTGTattacccccccgcccccccacaggGAGCACTTCCCCTTCTTCCAGACCGCTCCGGACGGCTGGAAGAACACCATCCGACACAACCTGTGCTTCAACAGCAGCTTCCGGAAGACCTGCAACCAGCTGTGCCGCGACGGCAAGAGGAAGTCGTGCTTCTGGCACCTGACGCTGGACGGCCACCGGCGGCTCCGGGACGAGGTGCGCACGCTGGCCGGCGAGGCGTTCGGGCTCCTGGAGCGCAGCATGGCCCGGCCAGGTGAGCCGACGCCTGGGCCCGGGGAGCGTTTACGACGTCTGTTCATCTTTAACGGTTTTCTTTGTTTCCAGATGTGATTCAGAGTCTTTTCGCCCTGGGATGAAGACGGGGAGGAATCCAGCCGACGTGCCATTAAACGTTACATGccgaatattatttatatttattttgatttgctcacaacaacaaaaatacagaTGTTTGCAAAAATGACATTGGTGACATTTAAACATCCCTAAATGAAGTTTAATTAAATGTGATTTATTCCATGTTTTCGTTTCAAAGAATTAAAACGATGTTTAATCTGAATCTCTTTGAAAATGAAACATGGTTatgctgtttttattttggaCGCAAACTACTTGACTCATTCTATTTTGGTTTAAATTGGCATGATTAATGTTCAGGGACTTCGTCGCCTTGGTTCCTATAATAACCTCGGGCTGTCAGTCCCCTTTTGTTGTTTATAGCATCCGATAATTTAAACTCAAattattaaacatttatttattgcttttttctttcttttgggaaACCGTTTCCGATATTTATAACACGAATAGAATAATTGTGCTTTAATGTGTTCTCACTTCCCGGCTAACGTCTGCATGAAGATGCTAATtggataataaaaaaacaattaaaagattGACACGAGTAAAacgtctctttttttattattgtcataTAAACATGCTTTATGTTTAACTGTGTTTGTAGTCAAACGAGgctgtttcccatgatgcatctgGGTTTTTGTTGGTTCTGTTGTCTCCTCCAAACAGATTCATATCTGGTCCCCCGTCTGTAGGTAAATTTCAGCTTCATTTGCCAACAGTCAAATGCTTCGTGGAGCGGCCATGTGGCGCCTGGTTGATCTAAGTGTTCAGTCAAATGAAGGCCGGCTATATATTCGGCTGCCTGTTCGCACCCGGGGACCTCACTGAGCCCAAGGAGGCCCCGAGATGAGCATCGGGACGGACCAGTTCCCCCTCCGGTGAGTGGGACAGGGTCTTTGAGGCTGTCTaagggccttcagggtctttgAGGCTTTCTAAGGCCCTTCAGGGTCTTTGAGGCTTTCTaagggccttcagggtctttgAGGCTTTCTaagggccttcagggtctttgAGGCTTTCTaagggccttcagggtctttgAGGCTTTCTaagggccttcagggtctttgAGGCTGTCTaagggccttcagggtctttgAGGCTTTCTAAAGGCCTTCAGGGTCTTTGAGGCTGTCTAAGGGCCTTCAGGGTCTATGAGGCTTTCTaagggccttcagggtctttgGGGCTGTCTaagggccttcagggtctttgAGGCTTTCTAAGGCCCTTCAGGGTCTTTGAGGCTTTCTaagggccttcagggtctttgAGGCTTTCTaagggccttcagggtctttgAGGCTTTCTaagggccttcagggtctttgAGGCTTTCTaagggccttcagggtctttgAGGCTTTCTaagggccttcagggtctttgAGGCTGTCTaagggccttcagggtctttgAGGCTTTCTaagggccttcagggtctttgAGGCTTTCTaagggccttcagggtctttgAGGCTGTCTaagggccttcagggtctttgAGGCTTTCTaagggccttcagggtctttgAGGCTGTCTaagggccttcagggtctttgAGGCTGTCTaagggccttcagggtctttgAGGCTTTCTaagggccttcagggtctttgGGGCTTTCTaagggccttcagggtctttgAGGCTTTCTaagggccttcagggtctttgAGGCTGTCTAAGGCCCTTCAGGGTCTTTGAGGCTTTCTaagggccttcagggtctttgAGGCTGTCTaagggccttcagggtctttgGGGCTTTCTaagggccttcagggtctttgAGGCTGTCTaagggccttcagggtctttgGGGCTTTCTAAGGGCCTTCAGGGTTTTTGAGGCTTTCTaagggccttcagggtctttgAGGCTGTCTAAGGGCCTTAAGGGGCTTTGAGGCTGTCTaagggccttcagggtctttgAGGCTGTCTaagggccttcagggtctttgAGGCTTTCTAAGGCCCTTCAGGGTCTTTGAGGCTTTCTaagggccttcagggtctttgAGGCTGTCTaagggccttcagggtctttgAGGCTTTCTaagggccttcagggtctttgAGGCTGTCTaagggccttcagggtctttgAGGCTGTCTaagggccttcagggtctttgGGGCTTTCTaagggccttcagggtctttgAGGCTGTCTAAGGGCCTTCAGAGTcttttaaagtttatttttaacaCCATTCCCAAAAATGCTTCCGTATTCATGCCGAGACGTCGTAGCGATCCACGATTCCTCTGCTAATCGTTTTGAACTGTTTCTGCTCCAGATTCCTGACGATGACAACGATGACCAAGAGCTGCTTCTCCggacccttcctcctcctcttcctctgcggtGCCGCGCCTGGTCTGGGATCAGTGGTGGTTAAAGATTACGCATACTTCCAACGTTATCTCACCTGGCAAGAAGCTCAAGAATACTGCAGCGGGTGAGCGTTCTGTTTATTAACGCTTAGAATTTTTCTCAATCTCAATTcctgctcaatgttgagcttttgttttgaagggcaacagcagaaaagccactCAATTAATACTCAGTGTTGAGCTCCATCTGTAGTACCACTGTGCCCCACTAGAGgtgcgccccacagtttgagaaccactgctgtaGCGCCATCATCAGGTCAACACTGTAATGACGTCGTGCATGGAAACACTtgataaagtgtgtgtgaccctttttttaaagatataaatgtcCTGTTAGAATTAAATGTAACTAAAAGAGCAGAACATCGTGTGACGCTGCGTGTGAAGCGGTCTGATCCATCTTCTTTTGGGGGGCGGAGGGATCCGGATACGTCGACCTGGGCCGACATGGGCTACACCTACACGACCTCCGATGTGAGGTACCTGACCATGCGTGGCTACCGGGCCTGGATCGGCCTGCAGCGGGCGGGGCGGGACTGGCAGTGGGCCGACGGAGGAGCGCTGACGAAGCCCTTCTGGGTGCAGCCGCCGCTGGACAGCCATCTGTGTGCCTCCGTCTTCTACCCCTACGAAGGGTAATGTCAACGCACGCTGCTCCTCCCAGCACTGTTGAGTTAGACATTAAACTACAGGTACCAGGACAATTAATGTGGATTTCAGAGTAAATTGTTTTCTTTAAGGAAGATTAGAATGGAaacctaaaaagaaaaaacataaatattctGATTGCCTGACAGAGATCAGATCCAGccgggtccaatggaccctctgagaagggaagtcacaaagactctggaggaaggagttagtaatgtgtaaatgaaaatccatccataaggagagaggtgctcagtgtatcctaaacgtccataaggagagaggagagagctcagtgtatcctaaacgtccataaggagagaggagaggagagaggagctcagtgtatcctaaacgtccataaggagagaggagaggagagaggagctcagtgtatcctaaacatccataaggagagaggagagaggagctcagtgtatcctaaacgtccataaggagagaggagagaggagctcagtgtatcctaaatgtccataaggagagaggacggGAGAGAgcggctcagtgtatcctaaacgtccataaggagagagagagagggctcagtgtatcctagacgtccataaggagagagagagagggctcagtgtatcctaaacgtccataaggagagaggagaggagagaggagctcagtgtatcctaaacgtccataaggagagaggagagaggagctcagtgtctcctagacgtccataaggagagaggagagaggagctcagtgtatcctaaacgtccataaggagagaggagaggagagaggagctcagtgtatcctagacgtccataaggagagaggagaggagagaggagctcagtgtatcctaaacatccataaggagagaggagagaggagctcagtgtatcctaaaagtccataaggagagaggagagaggagctcagtgtctcctagacgtccataaggagagaggagaggagagaggagctcagtgtctcctagacgtccataaggagagaggagagaggagctcagtgtatcctaaacgtccataaggagagaggaggagagaggagctcagtgtatcctaaacgtccataaggagagaggagagaggagctcagtgtctcctagacgtccataaggagagaggagaggagagaggagctcagtgtctcctaaacgtccataaggagagaggagaggagagagctcagtgtatcctaaacgtccataaggagagaggagagaggagctcagtgtatcctagacgtccataaggagagaggagaggaga
Coding sequences within it:
- the foxr1 gene encoding forkhead box protein R1 yields the protein MSFRLKTGAGLLDLHCSLGLTDWDMDTELKLSTTTDQLPPDEQLGDPHVVQSSARTSRRKEDFIWSEQASDSSVKPSLWLLVNPSIACPLRYQEPPAGGVQPAQKSPAETRRLLATEAHVSGLCGAPLGGEGLPPPYPILDEDVSCRPAKNGLKGRTPTSRAQKALKPGSWPRPPVNYCILIALALKSSLTGSLKVQQIYNFTREHFPFFQTAPDGWKNTIRHNLCFNSSFRKTCNQLCRDGKRKSCFWHLTLDGHRRLRDEVRTLAGEAFGLLERSMARPDVIQSLFALG